In Pseudomonas fluorescens, the following are encoded in one genomic region:
- a CDS encoding response regulator, whose translation MSEDAQDVVLVVEDDPSILMVLSAYLSGEGYRVLQAENGEQAFEILASKPHLDMMITDFRLPGGISGVQIAEPAVKLRPELKVIFISGYAQEIRETDSPITRKAPILDKPFDLDKLQELMQDMLS comes from the coding sequence ATGAGCGAAGATGCACAAGATGTAGTACTCGTCGTCGAGGACGATCCCTCGATTCTGATGGTGCTGTCCGCTTATCTGTCGGGCGAGGGTTACCGCGTATTGCAGGCCGAAAACGGCGAACAGGCCTTTGAAATCCTGGCGAGCAAACCGCACCTGGACATGATGATCACCGACTTTCGCCTGCCCGGTGGAATCTCCGGCGTGCAGATCGCCGAGCCCGCCGTGAAGCTGCGACCCGAACTCAAGGTGATTTTCATCAGCGGCTATGCCCAGGAAATCCGTGAGACCGACAGCCCGATCACGCGCAAGGCGCCGATCCTGGACAAGCCGTTCGATCTGGACAAGTTGCAGGAACTGATGCAGGACATGCTTTCGTAA
- a CDS encoding hybrid sensor histidine kinase/response regulator codes for MLSNIQAKLLIVDDLPENLLALEALIKREDRIVYKALSADEALSLLLQHEFALAILDVQMPDMNGFELAELMRGTEKTRNIPIVFVSAAGRELNYAFKGYESGAVDFLHKPLDIQAVKSKVNVFVDLYRQSKAMKEQVLALEQSRREQETLLKQLQNTQLELEQAVRMRDDFMSIVAHEVRTPLNGLILETQLRKMHLARDNAAAFTLDKMHAMVDRDERQIKNLIRLIEDMLDVSRIRTGNLSIRPTRIDLSTLVRHLLHNFSQQIDAAEASVTLDAAQPVIGNWDEFRIEQVISNLLTNALRYGAKSPISVKVYSEGGQALVDVQDQGIGISEENQKRIFQQFERVSAKHAVAGLGLGLFISEQIVAAHGGTITVQSRIGEGALFRVCLPL; via the coding sequence ATGCTAAGTAATATCCAGGCCAAACTGCTGATCGTGGACGATCTGCCAGAGAATCTGCTGGCGCTCGAAGCACTGATCAAGCGTGAGGACCGCATCGTCTACAAGGCGCTATCCGCCGACGAAGCCTTGTCCCTGCTGTTACAACACGAATTCGCCTTGGCCATCCTCGATGTGCAGATGCCCGACATGAATGGCTTCGAGCTGGCCGAGTTGATGCGTGGCACGGAAAAAACCAGGAACATTCCGATCGTTTTTGTCAGCGCCGCCGGGCGTGAACTGAACTACGCGTTCAAGGGCTATGAAAGCGGTGCCGTGGATTTCCTGCACAAACCGCTGGACATCCAGGCGGTCAAGAGCAAGGTCAATGTGTTCGTCGACCTGTATCGCCAGAGCAAGGCGATGAAGGAACAAGTGCTGGCCCTTGAGCAAAGTCGCCGCGAACAGGAGACCCTGCTCAAGCAGTTGCAAAACACCCAGCTGGAACTGGAACAGGCGGTGCGCATGCGCGATGACTTCATGTCCATCGTCGCCCACGAGGTGCGCACGCCGCTCAACGGTCTGATCCTTGAAACCCAGTTGCGCAAGATGCACCTGGCCCGGGACAACGCCGCCGCATTCACCCTGGACAAGATGCACGCCATGGTCGACCGCGATGAGCGGCAGATCAAAAACCTCATTCGCTTGATTGAAGACATGCTCGATGTCTCGCGCATTCGCACCGGAAATTTGTCGATCCGGCCGACGCGCATCGATCTTTCGACGCTGGTTCGCCACCTGTTGCACAACTTTTCCCAGCAGATCGACGCCGCCGAGGCGTCGGTCACCCTCGATGCCGCGCAACCGGTGATCGGAAACTGGGACGAATTTCGTATTGAGCAGGTCATTTCCAACCTGTTGACCAACGCCTTGCGCTACGGGGCCAAGAGCCCGATCTCGGTGAAGGTCTACAGTGAAGGTGGCCAGGCGCTGGTGGACGTGCAGGATCAAGGGATCGGCATCAGCGAAGAAAACCAGAAACGGATTTTCCAGCAGTTCGAACGCGTATCGGCCAAGCACGCCGTCGCCGGGCTGGGCCTGGGATTGTTTATTTCAGAACAGATTGTGGCCGCCCATGGCGGTACTATTACCGTCCAGAGCAGGATTGGCGAAGGCGCCTTGTTTCGCGTTTGTCTGCCGCTGTAG
- a CDS encoding protein-glutamate O-methyltransferase CheR, with translation MERNSSVERNSEIELRLLIEAIYLKYSYDFRDYSGASIKRRVNHALSQFECNTISALQERVLHDPTAFMQLLQLLTIPVSEMFRDPSHFLTIRKEVVPLLRTYPSIKVWIAGCSTGEEVYSMAIVLREEGLLDRTIIYATDINPRSLEKAKQGIFSMENVRAYTANYQQAGGQCSFADYYTAAYGYAIFDKTLRENVTFADHSLATDSVFSETQLISCRNVLIYFNKKLQDRAFGLFHESLCHRGFLVLGSKETPEFSACGNRFEPLVKQERIYRKS, from the coding sequence GTGGAGCGCAATTCCTCAGTGGAGCGAAACAGCGAAATCGAATTGCGGTTGTTGATCGAGGCGATCTACCTCAAGTACAGCTACGATTTTCGCGATTACTCCGGCGCTTCGATCAAGCGCCGGGTCAACCACGCGTTGAGTCAGTTCGAGTGCAATACCATCTCGGCGTTGCAGGAAAGGGTCCTGCACGACCCCACCGCCTTCATGCAATTGCTGCAATTGCTGACCATTCCGGTCAGCGAGATGTTTCGCGACCCCTCGCACTTCCTGACCATCCGCAAGGAAGTGGTGCCGTTGCTGCGAACCTACCCTTCGATCAAGGTCTGGATCGCCGGATGCAGCACCGGTGAAGAGGTGTATTCGATGGCCATTGTGCTGCGCGAAGAGGGCCTGCTCGACCGCACGATCATCTACGCCACCGACATCAATCCGCGCTCGTTGGAAAAGGCCAAGCAAGGGATTTTCTCAATGGAGAATGTCCGCGCCTACACTGCTAATTACCAGCAGGCCGGTGGCCAGTGTTCGTTTGCCGACTATTATACGGCGGCCTATGGGTACGCGATTTTCGACAAGACCCTGCGCGAGAACGTGACCTTCGCCGATCACAGCCTGGCAACGGACAGCGTATTTTCCGAAACTCAATTAATTTCATGTCGTAACGTATTGATTTATTTCAATAAAAAACTTCAGGATCGGGCGTTCGGACTGTTTCATGAGTCCCTCTGCCATCGCGGTTTCCTGGTGCTGGGCAGTAAGGAAACCCCGGAATTTTCAGCCTGCGGCAATCGGTTCGAGCCGTTGGTCAAACAAGAACGGATCTATCGAAAATCATGA
- a CDS encoding response regulator: MPSASSVDEQRFRKLLSRNISLPLGLGLISAVFFVSLISYLLSTIQWVEHTDRVINNANEAVKLTVDLETGMRGFLLSGDEHFLDPYETAKPRIAVALNTMLELTADNPVQTDRLLRLQALQQEWSDYAQSMIDLQRSSGDYRAVVKAGRGKRLTDEIRKQFEAVIDTEQQLRASRNDEVRRTTVMSISLYLLFIAGVSGLLAYVGRRDLMTLSQNYSVNLAGQQASAHRLEQQAWLRNGQTELAEQVLGQLSLNMLGRNILQFCAQYLGTAVAAIYVREDHGGLKRIATYGFSREQQDREQQIYSDEGIVGQVAQQARLIRLDEVPGDYFKVSSGLGDGLPRSVLVVPTSDDERVNGVIELGFLRPLTDRDVELLELIAGNIGTSIEAARYRQRLQEVLAETQQLNEELQVQQEELKTANEELEEQSRILKESQAHMETQQVELEQTNEQLAEQAQALAEQRDAMDLKNTELNQARIQLEERAVELQRSSKYKSEFLANMSHELRTPLNSSLILAKLLAENPEQNLSAEQVKFAESIYSAGNDLLHLINDILDISKVEAGKLEIRPENTSVVRLVDGLRSLFQPLATDKQLDFQVDMQDGAPLMLFTDRQRLEQVLKNLLSNAVKFTESGSVSLSVATAPNDGIAFSIGDSGIGIEVDQHESIFEAFRQADGTTNRRYGGTGLGLSISRDLAALLGGSISVSSTPGQGSVFTLVLPQQYVEPGEVPVEPMRAVPVAAAPSGLPPTLSPRVAEVDIPRFDDDRNKGPFTTRCMLVVEDEPNFAHILYDLAHELGYQCLVAHGADEGYDLAKAFIPDAILLDMRLPDHSGLTVLQRLKEHAETRHIPVHVISVEDRVEAAMHMGAIGYAVKPTTREELKDVFARLEAKLTQKVKRVLLVEDDDLQRDSIARLIGDDDIEITAVGLAQEALDLLRTSVFDCMIIDLKLPDMLGNDLLKRMSTEDICSFVPVIVYTGRNLTRDEEAELRKYSRSIIIKGARSPERLLDEVTLFLHKVESRLSHERQKMLKVARSRDKVFEGRKVLLVDDDVRNIFALTSALEQKGAVVVIGRNGREAIERLNEVQDIDLVLMDVMMPEMDGFEATVEIRKDPRWRKLPIIAVTAKAMKDDQEHCLQAGANDYLAKPIDLDRLFSLIRVWLPKMERI, from the coding sequence ATGCCCTCCGCGTCCTCGGTTGATGAACAACGATTTCGTAAACTCCTGAGCCGCAACATCAGCCTGCCATTGGGTCTGGGTCTCATCAGCGCCGTGTTCTTCGTGTCGCTGATCAGCTATTTACTGTCGACGATCCAGTGGGTGGAGCACACCGATCGGGTGATCAATAACGCCAATGAAGCGGTCAAGCTGACCGTGGACCTGGAAACCGGGATGCGCGGTTTCCTGCTCAGTGGCGACGAACATTTCCTCGACCCCTACGAAACCGCCAAGCCGCGCATCGCCGTGGCGCTCAACACCATGCTCGAACTGACCGCCGACAACCCGGTGCAGACCGACCGCTTATTGCGGTTGCAGGCCTTACAGCAGGAGTGGTCCGACTATGCACAATCGATGATCGATTTGCAGCGCAGCAGCGGGGACTATCGCGCCGTGGTCAAGGCCGGACGCGGCAAACGCCTGACCGATGAAATTCGCAAGCAGTTCGAGGCGGTGATCGACACCGAGCAACAGTTGCGTGCATCGCGCAATGATGAAGTGCGACGTACCACGGTCATGAGCATCAGTCTCTACCTGTTGTTCATTGCCGGGGTCAGCGGGTTGCTGGCGTATGTCGGGCGTCGCGATTTGATGACCCTGTCGCAGAACTACAGCGTCAACCTTGCCGGCCAGCAAGCCAGCGCTCATCGTCTGGAGCAACAGGCCTGGCTGCGCAACGGCCAGACCGAACTGGCCGAGCAGGTGTTGGGGCAATTGAGCCTGAACATGCTGGGTCGCAACATCCTGCAGTTCTGCGCGCAGTACCTGGGCACCGCCGTAGCGGCTATTTATGTGCGCGAAGACCACGGCGGCCTCAAGCGCATCGCCACCTACGGTTTTTCCCGCGAACAGCAAGACCGTGAACAGCAGATCTACAGCGACGAAGGCATTGTCGGCCAAGTAGCGCAGCAGGCACGGCTGATTCGCCTGGACGAGGTGCCGGGAGATTATTTCAAGGTCAGCTCCGGCCTCGGTGACGGTTTGCCGCGCAGTGTGCTGGTGGTGCCAACCAGCGATGACGAGCGGGTCAATGGCGTGATCGAGTTGGGCTTTCTGCGTCCACTGACGGACCGTGACGTTGAATTGCTTGAGCTGATTGCCGGCAACATCGGCACCTCGATCGAGGCGGCACGCTATCGCCAGCGTTTACAGGAGGTGTTGGCCGAAACCCAGCAACTCAACGAAGAATTGCAGGTTCAGCAGGAAGAACTCAAGACCGCCAACGAAGAGCTCGAAGAACAATCGCGGATTCTCAAGGAGTCCCAGGCGCACATGGAAACCCAGCAGGTGGAGCTGGAGCAGACCAACGAACAACTCGCCGAGCAGGCACAAGCATTGGCCGAGCAACGCGACGCCATGGACTTGAAGAATACCGAGCTCAATCAGGCCCGGATCCAGCTCGAAGAACGCGCAGTAGAATTGCAGCGATCGAGCAAGTACAAGTCCGAATTCCTCGCCAACATGTCCCATGAGCTGCGCACGCCGCTGAACAGTTCGTTGATCCTGGCCAAGCTGCTGGCGGAAAACCCCGAGCAAAACCTCAGTGCCGAGCAAGTCAAGTTCGCCGAGTCGATCTACTCCGCCGGCAATGATTTGCTCCACCTGATCAACGACATTCTGGATATTTCCAAAGTCGAGGCCGGCAAGCTGGAAATCCGTCCGGAGAACACCAGCGTGGTGCGTCTGGTGGATGGCCTGCGCAGCCTGTTCCAGCCGTTGGCCACCGACAAACAGCTGGATTTCCAGGTGGATATGCAAGACGGTGCGCCGCTGATGCTGTTCACCGACCGGCAGCGCCTGGAGCAGGTCCTCAAGAATCTGCTGTCCAACGCCGTGAAGTTTACTGAAAGCGGCAGCGTCAGCCTGTCTGTCGCCACAGCGCCGAATGACGGCATCGCGTTCAGCATCGGCGATTCCGGGATCGGCATCGAGGTGGATCAGCACGAAAGCATCTTCGAAGCGTTCCGTCAGGCCGATGGCACCACCAATCGGCGTTACGGCGGCACCGGGCTGGGGTTGTCGATCTCCCGTGACCTGGCGGCCTTGCTCGGCGGCTCCATCAGCGTGAGCAGCACGCCGGGGCAGGGCAGTGTGTTTACCCTGGTCTTGCCGCAGCAGTACGTGGAACCGGGCGAAGTGCCAGTCGAACCGATGCGAGCCGTTCCTGTGGCGGCCGCGCCGAGTGGATTGCCGCCCACATTGTCGCCACGGGTGGCCGAAGTCGACATTCCGCGTTTCGACGACGATCGCAACAAGGGGCCGTTCACCACCCGCTGCATGCTGGTGGTGGAGGATGAGCCGAACTTTGCGCACATCCTCTACGACCTGGCCCATGAACTGGGTTATCAGTGTCTGGTGGCCCACGGTGCCGACGAAGGCTACGACCTGGCCAAGGCGTTCATCCCCGATGCGATCCTGCTGGACATGCGCCTGCCGGATCATTCCGGTCTGACCGTGCTGCAACGCTTGAAGGAACACGCCGAAACCCGGCACATCCCGGTGCATGTGATTTCGGTCGAAGACCGGGTCGAGGCGGCGATGCACATGGGCGCCATTGGCTATGCGGTCAAACCGACCACCCGCGAGGAACTCAAGGATGTGTTTGCACGCCTCGAGGCCAAGCTGACCCAGAAGGTCAAGCGCGTGCTGCTGGTCGAGGACGACGACTTGCAGCGCGACAGTATTGCCCGCCTGATCGGCGACGATGACATCGAGATCACTGCCGTTGGCCTGGCGCAGGAGGCGCTGGACCTGCTGCGCACGTCCGTCTTCGATTGCATGATCATCGACCTCAAGCTGCCGGACATGCTCGGTAATGACCTGCTCAAGCGCATGTCCACCGAAGACATCTGCTCTTTTGTGCCCGTCATCGTCTATACCGGGCGCAACCTGACCCGGGATGAAGAGGCCGAACTGCGCAAGTATTCGCGTTCGATCATCATCAAGGGCGCACGCTCGCCGGAGCGGTTGCTGGATGAGGTGACGCTTTTTCTGCACAAAGTCGAATCACGGTTGTCCCATGAACGGCAGAAGATGCTCAAGGTCGCCCGCAGTCGCGACAAGGTCTTCGAGGGCCGCAAGGTGCTGCTGGTGGATGACGATGTGCGCAACATTTTCGCCCTCACCAGCGCGCTGGAGCAAAAGGGCGCGGTCGTGGTCATTGGCCGCAACGGCCGCGAAGCGATTGAACGATTGAATGAGGTGCAAGACATCGATCTGGTGTTGATGGACGTGATGATGCCCGAAATGGATGGCTTTGAAGCCACCGTTGAAATCCGCAAGGACCCGCGCTGGCGCAAGTTGCCGATCATCGCGGTGACGGCCAAGGCCATGAAGGACGATCAGGAGCACTGCCTGCAGGCCGGCGCCAACGATTACCTGGCCAAGCCCATCGACCTGGATCGCCTGTTTTCGCTGATTCGTGTGTGGTTACCGAAGATGGAACGGATCTAG
- a CDS encoding response regulator — translation MSSANASTILVVEDDAIVRMLIVDVLEELEFKVLEADGSEQALETLKDVNQHIDLMMTDVGLPVMDGRELANQARALRPALPILFASGYAENIEVPQGMHLIGKPFSIDQLRDKVKGILG, via the coding sequence ATGTCATCCGCCAACGCCTCCACCATCCTTGTCGTCGAAGACGATGCCATCGTGCGCATGCTGATCGTCGACGTACTGGAAGAACTGGAATTCAAGGTGCTGGAAGCCGATGGCAGTGAACAGGCGCTGGAGACACTCAAGGACGTGAACCAACACATTGACCTGATGATGACTGATGTTGGCCTGCCGGTCATGGACGGCCGCGAACTGGCCAATCAAGCCCGTGCGTTACGTCCAGCCCTTCCAATACTGTTTGCCAGCGGGTATGCCGAAAACATCGAAGTGCCTCAAGGCATGCACTTGATCGGCAAACCGTTCTCCATTGATCAGTTGCGTGACAAGGTCAAAGGCATTCTCGGGTGA
- a CDS encoding glycosyltransferase, whose product MIEPRATKVLVIGYVWPEPRSSAASGHVMQILDVFLEQGWDITFSSPAGFGEQRADLTALGIREVPIELNNSSFDAFISELAPDIVLFDQFMMEEQFGWRVEKHCPDALRVLESCDLQSLRQGRHQRLKERLKASDDNDDFSDLFAPASREEFEHMAHTDMAKREIASFYRCDLTLMVSEVEIELLVEQFRFARNLLHWCPLMVDVPTNEPVPFEDRAHFLHIGNFRHAPNWDAVLWLKTAIWPLIREQIPGAQLHIYGAYTPPKATALHNPAQGFHVMNWAEDALQVMSSARVCMAPLRFGAGIKGKIVDAMLCGTPNVTTPVGAEAMHGEEAWPGAVTRSAREFADHAVQLHNDKTRWLGAQAHGKTLLAGRYQKSVHGPALIQRLVDCQRDLANIRRDNFTGSMLRHHQHKSTQYMAQWIEAKNRLNQE is encoded by the coding sequence ATGATTGAGCCCCGCGCAACCAAAGTCCTGGTCATTGGTTACGTCTGGCCCGAGCCCCGCTCTTCGGCGGCCAGCGGGCATGTCATGCAAATTCTCGATGTTTTCCTGGAACAAGGCTGGGACATCACGTTCAGCAGCCCGGCGGGCTTCGGCGAGCAACGTGCAGACCTGACGGCGCTGGGTATTCGCGAGGTCCCCATCGAGCTGAACAACAGCAGTTTCGATGCATTCATCAGCGAACTGGCGCCAGACATCGTGTTGTTCGATCAATTCATGATGGAGGAACAGTTCGGCTGGCGGGTCGAGAAGCATTGCCCCGATGCCTTGCGCGTGCTCGAAAGTTGCGACCTGCAAAGCCTCAGGCAGGGTCGGCATCAACGCCTCAAGGAACGCTTGAAGGCCAGTGACGACAACGATGACTTCAGCGACCTGTTCGCCCCGGCGTCGCGCGAAGAATTCGAACACATGGCCCATACCGATATGGCGAAGCGCGAGATCGCCTCATTTTATCGTTGTGATTTGACGCTGATGGTTTCCGAAGTGGAAATCGAATTGCTGGTCGAGCAATTCAGGTTTGCGCGCAACCTGTTGCACTGGTGCCCATTGATGGTCGATGTTCCGACCAATGAGCCGGTACCGTTTGAAGACCGGGCACACTTTCTTCATATCGGTAACTTTCGCCATGCGCCCAACTGGGATGCAGTGCTCTGGTTGAAAACCGCTATCTGGCCGCTGATTCGCGAGCAAATACCCGGCGCTCAATTGCATATCTATGGTGCCTACACGCCACCCAAGGCGACTGCCCTGCATAACCCGGCCCAGGGTTTTCATGTCATGAACTGGGCAGAAGACGCCCTGCAAGTCATGTCGTCGGCGCGGGTCTGTATGGCGCCTCTGCGTTTTGGCGCGGGAATCAAAGGCAAGATTGTCGATGCGATGCTCTGTGGCACACCGAATGTGACAACGCCAGTAGGTGCCGAGGCGATGCATGGCGAAGAGGCATGGCCCGGTGCAGTGACCCGTTCGGCACGCGAATTCGCCGATCATGCCGTGCAACTGCACAACGACAAGACCCGCTGGCTGGGCGCCCAGGCGCACGGGAAAACCCTGCTTGCCGGCCGCTACCAGAAATCCGTTCATGGCCCGGCGTTGATCCAGCGACTGGTCGATTGCCAGCGGGATCTGGCCAACATCAGACGAGATAACTTTACCGGCAGCATGCTGCGTCATCACCAGCACAAGAGCACTCAATACATGGCGCAATGGATCGAGGCGAAGAACCGCCTTAATCAGGAGTAG
- a CDS encoding phospholipase, which yields MTGNTRGLLDKQTWMSNTLEINQLKLTDIVWPGVHNAGMDKQAPNYDVVTGNWTACQNDTFSWQLANGARAFDIRLGYTAGAARSGFYFHHNGFRSHRVLDDLIDAVLLFLDRNPDEFIVLDFHQLADGKKPFDHKRLSDWLVRRLGLRAVLPGDGLKTVGELKTASRHRRVIMAAPALEELDGESFWPRIPHKWRDNRFSDPAELQRYIAQTLEDAPYETFLWSLSATTYSLLGGPGHIKRQINDWFNTTGHWVTRCSIISTDFFDESDIVRYCWSATSMKAVYGRALHEQTHRR from the coding sequence ATGACCGGCAACACGCGTGGTTTGCTCGACAAGCAAACCTGGATGAGCAACACCCTCGAGATCAATCAACTCAAACTCACCGATATCGTCTGGCCTGGCGTGCATAACGCCGGCATGGACAAACAAGCGCCGAACTACGACGTCGTGACCGGCAACTGGACCGCCTGTCAGAACGACACGTTCTCCTGGCAACTGGCCAACGGCGCCCGCGCCTTCGACATCCGCCTGGGCTACACGGCCGGTGCGGCTCGATCGGGCTTCTACTTTCACCATAACGGCTTTCGCTCGCATCGAGTCCTGGACGATCTGATCGACGCGGTGCTGCTGTTCCTTGATCGAAACCCGGACGAATTCATCGTGTTGGACTTCCATCAACTGGCCGATGGCAAAAAACCTTTCGATCATAAAAGGCTCAGTGACTGGCTCGTGCGTCGTCTAGGGCTGCGGGCCGTCCTTCCCGGCGACGGACTCAAAACAGTGGGAGAACTGAAAACTGCGAGCCGGCATCGCCGGGTGATCATGGCGGCACCCGCCCTGGAGGAACTCGATGGCGAGTCCTTCTGGCCGCGTATCCCGCACAAGTGGCGCGACAACAGGTTCTCCGACCCCGCCGAGCTGCAACGCTATATCGCGCAAACCCTGGAGGATGCGCCCTACGAAACCTTCCTCTGGTCACTGTCCGCGACCACCTACTCGCTACTGGGTGGCCCCGGGCATATCAAGCGGCAGATCAACGACTGGTTCAACACCACGGGACACTGGGTGACGCGTTGCAGCATCATCAGCACCGATTTTTTCGACGAGTCCGACATCGTCCGTTATTGCTGGAGTGCGACCAGCATGAAAGCGGTTTACGGCCGTGCCTTGCATGAACAGACGCACCGACGGTAG
- a CDS encoding AraC family transcriptional regulator produces the protein MTRTARVTDPSYELMDDHNGLSIIYRQHGFPCPLVRWHFHKEYELHLIVASSGKVFIGDYIGNFYPQTLFLTGPNLPHNWISQVAEDEVVPKRDMLVNFTDELFDSGYPVFAELKALAPLLERAQYGIEFRCKHTIGKAMDLMQRIADTTGITRLGHFFILLELLAATDDYQLLSGATTPQLADEHNIDRTNRAVDYIFAHYARDLTLEEVAEHLGMKPTYFSRVFKQATGRNFIEFVNRLRISKSCELLADGDKPVTDVCFESGFNNISNFNRRFQQLKGMTPSHYRRLVVQRLTEQNLG, from the coding sequence ATGACCCGCACCGCCAGAGTCACCGATCCTTCCTATGAGTTGATGGACGACCACAACGGCTTGTCCATCATCTACCGCCAGCACGGTTTCCCCTGCCCGCTGGTGCGCTGGCATTTCCACAAGGAATACGAGCTGCACCTGATCGTCGCCAGTTCCGGCAAGGTGTTCATCGGCGACTACATCGGCAACTTCTATCCCCAGACACTGTTTCTCACCGGCCCCAACCTGCCCCACAACTGGATCAGTCAGGTGGCCGAGGACGAAGTGGTGCCCAAGCGCGACATGCTGGTCAACTTCACCGACGAGTTGTTCGACAGCGGCTATCCGGTGTTCGCCGAACTCAAGGCCCTGGCACCGCTGCTCGAGCGCGCGCAGTACGGCATCGAGTTTCGCTGCAAGCACACCATCGGCAAGGCCATGGATTTGATGCAGCGCATTGCCGATACCACCGGCATCACCCGGCTCGGGCACTTTTTCATTCTGCTGGAATTGCTCGCGGCCACCGACGACTACCAATTGCTATCCGGTGCCACGACCCCGCAACTGGCCGACGAACACAACATCGACCGCACCAACCGCGCGGTGGATTACATCTTCGCCCATTACGCCCGGGACTTGACGCTGGAGGAAGTCGCCGAGCACCTGGGCATGAAACCGACTTATTTCAGCCGGGTATTCAAGCAGGCCACCGGACGCAACTTCATCGAGTTCGTCAATCGCCTGCGTATCAGCAAGTCCTGCGAGTTGCTGGCCGATGGCGACAAGCCGGTGACCGATGTTTGCTTCGAATCGGGCTTCAACAATATTTCCAACTTCAACCGGCGCTTCCAGCAGCTCAAGGGCATGACGCCTTCGCATTACCGGCGGCTGGTGGTGCAGCGGTTGACCGAGCAAAACCTGGGCTGA
- a CDS encoding sugar ABC transporter permease: MDIAQPQRKSRVANPGWFLVSPSVALLLLWMIVPLGMTVYFSTIRYNLLNPGENEFVGLENFTYFLTDSGFLPGASNTLLLVGSVLLISVVFGVLISALLEASEFFGRGVVRVLLISPFFIMPTVGALIWKNLIFHPVSGILAYVWKLFGAQPVDWLAHYPLLSIIIIVSWQWLPFAILILMTAMQSLDQEQKEAARLDGAGPIAIFWHLTLPHLARPIAVVVMIETIFLLSVFAEIFTTTNGGPGYASTNLAYLIYNQALVQFDVGMASAGGLIAVVIANIAAIILVRMIGKNLTDKA, translated from the coding sequence ATGGACATTGCCCAACCACAGCGCAAGAGTCGCGTGGCCAATCCCGGCTGGTTTCTGGTCAGCCCTTCGGTGGCCTTGCTGCTGTTGTGGATGATCGTACCGCTGGGTATGACCGTCTACTTCTCGACGATTCGCTACAACTTGCTCAACCCCGGCGAGAACGAGTTCGTCGGGCTGGAAAACTTCACCTACTTCCTCACCGACTCGGGCTTCCTGCCCGGCGCCAGCAACACGCTGTTGCTGGTGGGCAGCGTGCTGCTGATCAGTGTGGTGTTCGGTGTGCTGATCAGTGCTTTGCTTGAGGCCAGTGAGTTTTTCGGTCGCGGCGTCGTGCGGGTGCTGCTGATCTCGCCGTTTTTCATCATGCCCACGGTGGGCGCACTGATCTGGAAGAACCTGATCTTCCATCCGGTCTCGGGGATTCTCGCCTACGTCTGGAAGCTGTTCGGCGCGCAACCGGTGGACTGGCTGGCGCACTACCCGCTGCTGTCGATCATCATCATTGTCTCGTGGCAATGGCTGCCCTTCGCGATCCTGATCCTGATGACCGCCATGCAGTCCCTCGACCAGGAACAGAAAGAAGCCGCGCGCCTCGATGGTGCCGGGCCCATCGCGATTTTCTGGCACCTGACCCTGCCACACCTGGCACGGCCGATTGCGGTGGTGGTGATGATCGAAACCATCTTCCTGCTCTCGGTGTTCGCCGAAATCTTCACCACCACCAACGGCGGCCCCGGCTACGCCTCGACCAACCTCGCCTACCTGATCTACAACCAGGCGCTGGTGCAGTTCGACGTCGGCATGGCCTCGGCGGGCGGCTTGATCGCCGTGGTCATCGCCAACATCGCCGCGATCATCCTGGTGCGGATGATCGGCAAAAACCTGACCGACAAAGCCTGA